Genomic window (Pseudomonas sp. MM211):
CCAGCGACGGCGGCATCCCGGAAGCTGAGGCGACCAGACCCGCCTTGATGGCTTCGTAGACGTTCAGTTCTTCCTTGGCATCATGCTCGAGCGCGGCAGCCAGTGGGCCGAAAAAGCCATAGGAGGCGAGAATCCCGAGAAAGGTACCGACCAGCGCCGTACCAACCTTCTCACCAATCTGCGCGTTATCCGCCTCGGCAAGAATCGACATGGTGATCACGATACCCAATACCGCCGCGACGATACCCATCGCCGGCATACCGTCGGCGATCTTCGCCACGGCATGGGCGGGATGGTCGAGTTCTTCCTTGAGCCCGACCAGTTCCATATCGAACAGGCCTTCCAACTCGTGGGGCGCCATGTTGCCGGACGACATGATGCGCAGGTAATCGCAGATGAAAGCGACCATGCGCTCATCACCCAACACCGCCGGGTACTTGCTGAAGATCGGGCTGGCTGCAGGGTCTTCGAGATCGGCCTCGATGGCCATCATTCCTTCACGGCGCGCCTTGTTGAGAATCTCGTAGAGCAGGCGCAGCACTTCCAGGTAGTAGTCGTGAGTGAACTTCGACTTGAACATCTTCAATGATTTCTTGAAGACGATCATGAACATACTGCCTGGATTGGCCTGCAGGAACGCCCCCAGCGCGGCGCCGCCGATGATCAGCACCTCAAAAGGATGCACCAGCGCCATGAGTTTGCCGCCAGATGCGACGAAACCGCCGAAGACGCAGGCGAAGACAACGATGATGCCGATGATTTTGGCCATAGAGGAAACTTAAAAAAGTGAAAAGAAAGGGGGGACGCGCGAAACACCCCTTCTACTTATCGGAAGAGATGGGCGAGACTATAGTCAGTTAAGTCTAAAAAAAGCCATTTTGGCATATCCCCATGGTCGCAAGCACGCCGCTACCCCGCACCCTCGATGCCTGGCTCAAGCAGTTGGATGGCCAAGTACTGCCTATCCCGACTCAGCATCACCAGCAGGTACGCCGCGCGCTGGGTGATAGCCGCCGCTCGCTGCGCGAGATCGCCGACCTGATGCAGGACAGCCCGGCGCTGGTGCTCTGCGTGATGCGCGAAGCCAATCGCAAGAGCAGCAGCATGGGTGAAGCGGCAGAAAGTCTGGAAACCGCCCTCAATCGCCTGGGCCTCAAACGCGCCGAAGAACTGCTGATGCGCATACCGGCCAAGGCTGTTGTCGATATTCCCCAGCCGCTGCGGCAAATCCAACTGATCAGCCAGCACGCCACGCAGCAAGCCAATGGCCTGTTCGCCGCCCGCCTCGCCCGCTTGTGGCAGGAAGTCCACTGGGGCAGCTTGCTGTTCCTCTCCCCAGTGTGGACATTGTTGGCGGCTTATCCGCAGTTGTTCGAAGCCTGGGAGCAACGGGTACTGATCAAAGGCGAGCCACCTGCACGGGTCGAACGCGACCTGCTGGGTATTTCCCTCGTTGAATTGTGCCTGGCACTGGCTGAGCACTGGCGCCTGCCGGCCTGGATCATTCAGGGTTATCAGTTGCTGATTAACGACCGGCGCCTACTCGCCAAAGCACTGCACCTGGCCCGCCAGCACGACAACCCGTTAAGGCAACAACAGGAGCTGGACAGCGATCCACCCCTGCAACGCTGGCTCATGCAGCCGGCCAACAGCATCTTGCTGGCTAACGCATTGGCCGTCTCAGCGCACAACGCCTGGAACGGTAGTCACACCCGGCGCTGGCAAACACTCAATAGCCTGTACTTGCAGATGCCGCTGCCGGAGCTGCACCAGCATATTCACCAGAATGCAGCGCAAAGTGCGCGACAGGTTGAAACCACAGGCCTCTGGCATCCTGCCGAGGCGCTGTTGTGGCCCTGGAATACACGGCACTTGCGGGAGAACAAACCACCGACACCACAAGTGACCGACTGGCGCCAACTGTGCACCCAACTGCTCACCCAGCCGACGGCATTCAGCAACGTGGAACAGCTCACCCGTTGCGCTCGTCAGGCGCTGCAAGCGACCGGACTATCACGCCAGATCATGTTGCTCGCTGACCGCAGCCACAGCCGCTTGCAGGTGCAGCAACATGTAGGCGTCGATGCCAGCGCCAGCGGTCTGACTCTTGATCCGGCGCAAAGCCAGGTACTGCGTCGCCTGCTGCAGGCGCCCGCGCAGCTGTACCTGACACCGGCCAATATCGCTCAGTTTTCCGCCCTACTCCCAGGCAACCTGAAAGCCCTGCTACCCAGTGAATATCTGTTGATTCGATCACTGGCCAGCAATGATCGAGTGGTGATGGTTCTGTTCGCCGACCTGCACGGGAAACCGATCAGCGATACCGCTCTGCAAGCCTTCACCAAGACCGCGCAATGCATAGAGCGTGCCCTGGACACGTTCAGCAAACGTAAGCGCTGAACCGCGGCTCTTTTCCCCGGCCCTGGCTGCGCTACAATCCCGTACTCATTTCTGCCAACGAGGCCCGCATGACTGCCTTCGACGAACTGCCGCTGGTCATCGAGCCCGCGCACCTCGCTACGCGCCTGGAAGAACCGAGCCTGATTCTGGTCGACCTGAGCAGCCGCGCTCGTTATGAAGCTGGGCACATCCCTGGCGCCCGTTCCGTCGACACTAAACGCACTCAACTGGGCAGACCGCCGGCACCTGGCCTGCTACCTCAGCAGGCGGCACTGGAGCAGTTGTTCAGCGAGCTTGGCCATCATCCGGACGCCACCTATGTGGTGTACGACGATGAAGGCGGCGGCTGGGCTGGGCGCTTCATCTGGCTGCTGGATGTAATCGGCCACCAACGCTATCACTTCCTCAACGGTGGCCTGACCGCCTGGGAGGCTGAGCAGCGCCCGCTTGATCAGAATATTCCCGAGCCGAAAAGCACACCGGTGCAGCTGTCGCTGAGTGACGAGCCGACGGCCAGTCTCGATTACCTGAAGTCGCGCCTGGGCGCCGACGACCTGGCCATCTGGGATGCCCGTTCGCTGGAGGAGTACCGCGGCGAGAAGGTGCAGGCAGCCAGGGGTGGTCATATCCCCGGCGCCATCCACTTCGAGTGGACGGCCGGCATGGATCCCGCTCGCGGCCTGCGCATCCGCGAGGATATCGGCCAGCAGTTGAACCAGTTGGGCCTGAGCGCCGACAAGGAAATCATCACCCACTGCCAGAGCCATCGCCGCTCCGGTTTCACCTATCTGGTGGCCAAGGCCCTGGGCTATCCACGGGTCAAGGCCTATGCCGGCTCGTGGAGCGAATGGGGCAATCTTTCCGATACACCTGTCGAACAGTGAGTGCGACTTGACTGTCCACTTGTAATTCGCCCGGCAAGAGATGCCGGGCTGCCAAGGAATAAAGATGAAAGAACGCCTGTTTATCCTCAGCCAGTACCTGACTCCGCATCACCTGCTGTCGCGCCTGATCGGCTGTGCAGCCGAATGCCGAGCGCCCTGGTTCAAGAACCGCCTGATCACCTGGTTCGCCAAGCAGTATCAGGTCGACATGAGTGAGGCGCAGGTCGAGGATCCGACTGCATTCGAACACTTCAACGCATTCTTCACCCGCGCCCTGAAAGAAGGCGCCCGCCCGCTGGACAACCTGCCTGGCGCGGTACTCTGCCCCGCCGACGGTGCCGTCAGCCAGCTTGGCCGCATCGAGCATGGTCGCGTATTCCAGGCCAAGGGCCACAGCTACAGCGTGACCGAGCTGCTGGGCGGTGACAGCGAGCGCGCCGCGCCCTTCATGGGTGGCGACTTCGCTACCGTCTATCTGTCTCCCAAGGACTACCACCGCGTGCATATGCCGCTGGCCGGCACCCTCAAGGAAATGATCTACGTGCCTGGCCGCCTGTTCTCGGTGAACCAGACCACCGCCGAAAACGTTCCCGAGCTGTTCGCCCGCAATGAACGCGTGGTTTGCCTGTTCGACACCGAGCGCGGCCCCATGGCCGTGGTACTGGTTGGCGCAATGATCGTCGCGTCCATCGAAACCGTCTGGGCCGGCCTGATCACGCCGCCCAAGCGGGAACTGAAGACCGTGAGCTACGACGAGGCCGCTCGGGCACCGATCAGCCTCGAGAAAGGCGCGGAGCTGGGCCGCTTCAAGCTTGGCTCCACCGCCATCGTGCTGTTCGGCCCCGAGCAGGTGAAGTGGGCCGAGGAACTGGGTGCCAATAGTCCGGTGCGTATGGGCCAATTGCTGGGCCAATGAGCTACGAGCGTGACTTGCAGCCTTCATCTGCGTCGCCGCAAAGGCTGCGACGCTGGCAAGATGCTGCTAGAGTCGCCTCACGATTACCGAACGATTCGCTCGCAAGCTGGCGCTGGAGTACAGAAGTTAGATGGATAAACAGAGCCCCCACCTTTTGCTCCGCGTCC
Coding sequences:
- the motA gene encoding flagellar motor stator protein MotA, which encodes MAKIIGIIVVFACVFGGFVASGGKLMALVHPFEVLIIGGAALGAFLQANPGSMFMIVFKKSLKMFKSKFTHDYYLEVLRLLYEILNKARREGMMAIEADLEDPAASPIFSKYPAVLGDERMVAFICDYLRIMSSGNMAPHELEGLFDMELVGLKEELDHPAHAVAKIADGMPAMGIVAAVLGIVITMSILAEADNAQIGEKVGTALVGTFLGILASYGFFGPLAAALEHDAKEELNVYEAIKAGLVASASGMPPSLAVEFSRKTLYPAHRPSFSELEQAMRGN
- a CDS encoding HDOD domain-containing protein, whose product is MVASTPLPRTLDAWLKQLDGQVLPIPTQHHQQVRRALGDSRRSLREIADLMQDSPALVLCVMREANRKSSSMGEAAESLETALNRLGLKRAEELLMRIPAKAVVDIPQPLRQIQLISQHATQQANGLFAARLARLWQEVHWGSLLFLSPVWTLLAAYPQLFEAWEQRVLIKGEPPARVERDLLGISLVELCLALAEHWRLPAWIIQGYQLLINDRRLLAKALHLARQHDNPLRQQQELDSDPPLQRWLMQPANSILLANALAVSAHNAWNGSHTRRWQTLNSLYLQMPLPELHQHIHQNAAQSARQVETTGLWHPAEALLWPWNTRHLRENKPPTPQVTDWRQLCTQLLTQPTAFSNVEQLTRCARQALQATGLSRQIMLLADRSHSRLQVQQHVGVDASASGLTLDPAQSQVLRRLLQAPAQLYLTPANIAQFSALLPGNLKALLPSEYLLIRSLASNDRVVMVLFADLHGKPISDTALQAFTKTAQCIERALDTFSKRKR
- a CDS encoding rhodanese-like domain-containing protein; the protein is MTAFDELPLVIEPAHLATRLEEPSLILVDLSSRARYEAGHIPGARSVDTKRTQLGRPPAPGLLPQQAALEQLFSELGHHPDATYVVYDDEGGGWAGRFIWLLDVIGHQRYHFLNGGLTAWEAEQRPLDQNIPEPKSTPVQLSLSDEPTASLDYLKSRLGADDLAIWDARSLEEYRGEKVQAARGGHIPGAIHFEWTAGMDPARGLRIREDIGQQLNQLGLSADKEIITHCQSHRRSGFTYLVAKALGYPRVKAYAGSWSEWGNLSDTPVEQ
- the asd gene encoding archaetidylserine decarboxylase (Phosphatidylserine decarboxylase is synthesized as a single chain precursor. Generation of the pyruvoyl active site from a Ser is coupled to cleavage of a Gly-Ser bond between the larger (beta) and smaller (alpha chains). It is an integral membrane protein.) → MKMKERLFILSQYLTPHHLLSRLIGCAAECRAPWFKNRLITWFAKQYQVDMSEAQVEDPTAFEHFNAFFTRALKEGARPLDNLPGAVLCPADGAVSQLGRIEHGRVFQAKGHSYSVTELLGGDSERAAPFMGGDFATVYLSPKDYHRVHMPLAGTLKEMIYVPGRLFSVNQTTAENVPELFARNERVVCLFDTERGPMAVVLVGAMIVASIETVWAGLITPPKRELKTVSYDEAARAPISLEKGAELGRFKLGSTAIVLFGPEQVKWAEELGANSPVRMGQLLGQ